A stretch of the Streptomyces sp. NBC_01428 genome encodes the following:
- the rbsD gene encoding D-ribose pyranase has protein sequence MKRSGILNRHLAGALAELGHGDGVLVCDAGMPIPAGPRVVDLAFRAGVPSFAEVLDGLLAELVVEGGTAAREVREANPATADLLVARVPGLVLVGHEELKSLSAGARLVVRTGEARPYANVLLRCGVFF, from the coding sequence GTGAAGCGGTCCGGAATCCTGAACCGTCATCTGGCGGGCGCGCTGGCGGAGTTGGGGCACGGGGACGGGGTGCTGGTGTGCGACGCGGGGATGCCGATCCCGGCGGGGCCGCGCGTCGTCGACCTGGCGTTCCGGGCGGGTGTGCCGTCCTTCGCGGAGGTGCTGGACGGGCTGCTGGCCGAGCTGGTGGTGGAGGGCGGGACGGCGGCGCGCGAGGTGCGGGAGGCGAACCCGGCGACGGCGGACCTGCTGGTGGCGCGGGTGCCCGGTCTCGTCCTGGTCGGGCACGAGGAGCTGAAGTCGCTGTCGGCGGGTGCGCGGCTCGTGGTCCGCACGGGTGAGGCCCGGCCGTACGCGAACGTGCTGCTGCGCTGCGGGGTCTTCTTCTGA
- a CDS encoding ribokinase, protein MYDYDLLVVGSANADLVVRVERRPAAGETVLGSDLVVHPGGKGANQAVAAARLGARTALLARVGDDGHGRLLLDAQRAAGVDTVGVLVGGAPTGVALITVDPSGDNSIVVSPGANGRLAPEDVRAAGSLFHASRVVSAQLEIPLETVVEVVRSLAEGGRLVLNPSPPRPLPSEVLAACDPLIVNEHEARVIAGDDLGDSPEEWATALLALGPRSVVITLGAAGALVAERAGARVRVPSVRVAAVDTTGAGDAFTAALAWRLGRGESLPEAAGYAARVGAAAVTRAGAQESFPTAEEVAAL, encoded by the coding sequence ATGTACGACTACGACCTTCTGGTCGTGGGATCGGCCAACGCAGACCTGGTGGTCCGGGTCGAGCGGCGGCCGGCGGCGGGCGAGACGGTGCTCGGCTCCGATCTCGTCGTCCACCCGGGCGGAAAGGGCGCCAACCAGGCGGTCGCCGCGGCCCGGCTCGGGGCGCGCACGGCGCTTCTCGCCCGGGTCGGCGACGACGGCCACGGACGGCTGCTGCTCGACGCGCAGCGCGCGGCCGGCGTCGACACCGTCGGCGTCCTCGTCGGCGGGGCTCCGACCGGGGTCGCGCTGATCACGGTGGATCCGTCCGGGGACAACAGCATCGTGGTGTCGCCGGGTGCCAACGGCCGGCTCGCCCCGGAGGACGTGCGGGCCGCCGGGAGCCTCTTCCATGCCTCCCGGGTGGTGTCGGCCCAGCTGGAGATCCCGCTGGAGACGGTCGTGGAGGTCGTACGGAGTCTCGCGGAGGGCGGTCGTCTGGTGCTGAACCCGTCGCCGCCGCGTCCGCTGCCCTCCGAGGTGCTCGCCGCCTGCGACCCGCTGATCGTGAACGAGCACGAGGCACGGGTGATCGCCGGGGACGACCTCGGGGACTCGCCCGAGGAATGGGCGACGGCGCTGCTCGCGCTCGGCCCGCGGTCGGTGGTCATCACGCTGGGCGCGGCGGGCGCGCTGGTGGCGGAGCGGGCCGGCGCCCGGGTCCGGGTGCCGTCGGTGCGGGTCGCGGCCGTGGACACGACGGGCGCGGGCGACGCCTTCACCGCCGCGCTGGCCTGGCGGCTGGGGCGCGGGGAGTCGCTGCCGGAGGCAGCGGGGTACGCGGCCCGGGTCGGTGCCGCCGCGGTCACCCGGGCCGGGGCGCAGGAGTCGTTCCCGACCGCCGAGGAGGTGGCCGCGCTGTGA
- a CDS encoding ABC transporter permease/substrate-binding protein, with the protein MATDTQPSTAGTSGASAVRRLLLDNGALTALIVLVIAMSALSGDFLTTDNLLNIGVQAAVTAILAFGVTFVIVSAGIDLSVGSVAALSATVLAWTATSQGIPVWIAVLLAVATGIACGLVNGVLISYGKLPPFIATLAMLSVGRGLSLVISQGSPIAFPDSVSHLGDTLGGWLPVPVLVMAVMGLITAVILGRTYIGRSMYAIGGNEEAARLSGLRVKKQKLAIYALSGLFAAAAGIVLASRLSSAQPQAAQGYELDAIAAVVIGGASLAGGTGKASGTLIGALILAVLRNGLNLLSVSAFWQQVVIGVVIALAVLLDTVRRKAGATPVAGGGASGGDRRKQAATYVIAAVVAAAVVGAMSFVHGGSSTSTTQKVGLSLSTLNNPFFVQIKAGAQQEAKKRGVDLTVTDAQNDASQQANQLQNFTSSGLGSIIVNPVDSDAAGPSVRSANTADIPVVGVDRGVNKAKTAALVASDNIAGGKLGAKALAEKLGGKGRIVILQGLAGTSASRERGAGFAEGLKAYPGIKVVARQPADFDRTKGLDVMTNLLQAHPGVDGVFAENDEMALGAVKALGSKAGKSVSVIGFDGTPDGLKAVSAGTLYASVAQQPKELGRIAVDNALRAAEGKKVQETVKVPVKVVTKENVAGFGG; encoded by the coding sequence GTGGCCACTGACACGCAACCGAGCACAGCGGGCACGAGCGGCGCCTCCGCGGTCCGCCGCCTGCTGCTCGACAACGGGGCGCTCACCGCGCTCATCGTCCTCGTCATCGCGATGTCGGCGCTGTCCGGGGACTTCCTGACGACGGACAACCTGCTGAACATCGGCGTCCAGGCCGCCGTCACGGCCATCCTCGCGTTCGGCGTGACCTTCGTGATCGTCTCGGCGGGCATCGACCTGTCGGTCGGCTCGGTCGCCGCCCTGTCGGCCACCGTCCTCGCCTGGACGGCGACATCACAGGGCATACCGGTCTGGATCGCGGTGCTCCTCGCGGTCGCCACCGGAATCGCCTGCGGCCTGGTCAACGGCGTGCTGATCTCGTACGGGAAACTGCCGCCCTTCATCGCGACGCTGGCCATGCTGTCGGTGGGCCGCGGTCTGTCGCTGGTGATCTCGCAGGGCAGCCCGATCGCCTTCCCCGACTCGGTCTCGCACCTCGGTGACACGCTCGGCGGCTGGCTGCCGGTGCCGGTCCTGGTCATGGCCGTCATGGGCCTGATCACGGCCGTGATCCTCGGCCGGACGTACATCGGCCGGTCCATGTACGCGATCGGCGGCAACGAGGAGGCCGCGCGCCTGTCGGGCCTGCGGGTCAAGAAGCAGAAGCTCGCGATCTACGCCCTGTCGGGGCTGTTCGCCGCCGCCGCGGGCATCGTGCTCGCCTCCCGGCTGTCCTCCGCGCAGCCGCAGGCCGCGCAGGGCTACGAACTCGACGCCATCGCGGCGGTGGTCATCGGCGGTGCCTCGCTGGCCGGCGGCACCGGCAAGGCGTCCGGCACGCTCATCGGCGCGCTGATCCTCGCGGTACTGCGCAACGGTCTCAACCTCCTGTCGGTGTCGGCGTTCTGGCAGCAGGTCGTCATCGGTGTGGTGATCGCGCTGGCCGTGCTGCTCGACACCGTGCGGCGCAAGGCCGGGGCGACTCCGGTCGCCGGCGGGGGCGCCTCGGGCGGGGACCGGCGCAAGCAGGCGGCCACGTACGTCATCGCGGCCGTGGTCGCGGCGGCGGTCGTCGGCGCGATGTCCTTCGTGCACGGCGGCTCGTCCACCTCGACGACGCAGAAGGTCGGCCTGTCCCTCTCCACGCTGAACAACCCGTTCTTCGTGCAGATCAAGGCGGGCGCGCAGCAGGAGGCGAAGAAGCGCGGGGTGGACCTGACCGTCACCGACGCGCAGAACGACGCCTCGCAGCAGGCCAACCAGCTGCAGAACTTCACCAGTTCGGGGCTGGGCTCGATCATCGTGAACCCGGTGGACTCGGACGCGGCGGGCCCCTCGGTCCGTTCGGCGAACACGGCGGACATCCCCGTCGTCGGCGTCGACCGGGGCGTCAACAAGGCGAAGACGGCCGCGCTCGTCGCCTCCGACAACATCGCGGGCGGCAAGCTGGGCGCGAAGGCGCTGGCCGAGAAGCTGGGCGGCAAGGGCAGGATCGTGATTCTCCAGGGTCTGGCCGGCACATCCGCGAGCCGTGAGCGCGGGGCGGGCTTCGCCGAGGGCCTGAAGGCGTACCCGGGCATCAAGGTCGTCGCCCGGCAGCCCGCGGACTTCGACCGCACCAAGGGCCTCGACGTGATGACGAACCTGCTCCAGGCGCACCCCGGCGTCGACGGCGTCTTCGCCGAGAACGACGAGATGGCGCTCGGCGCGGTCAAGGCGCTCGGTTCGAAGGCCGGGAAGTCGGTCTCGGTCATCGGCTTCGACGGCACGCCCGACGGTCTGAAGGCGGTCTCCGCGGGAACGCTGTACGCGTCCGTCGCCCAGCAGCCCAAGGAGCTCGGCCGGATCGCGGTGGACAACGCGCTGCGGGCCGCCGAGGGCAAGAAGGTCCAGGAGACGGTGAAGGTGCCGGTGAAGGTCGTCACGAAGGAGAACGTCGCCGGGTTCGGCGGCTGA
- a CDS encoding sugar ABC transporter ATP-binding protein, with protein MSGQDALLRIEGIRKTFPGVVALDSVDFDLRRGEVHVLLGENGAGKSTLIKMLSGAYRPDAGRVLVDGEEVRIHGAQDSERLGIATIYQEFNLVPDLTVAENIFLGRQPRRFGLIDRKRMEADAAALLERVGVNVSPRARVRELGVARLQMVEIAKALSLDARVLIMDEPTAVLTSGEVDKLFRIVRRLRETGVGVVFITHHLDEIAALGDRVTVIRDGRSVGQVPASTPEDELVRLMVGRSIEQQYPRERADAGDALLTVEGLTRDGVFHDVSFEVRAGEVVGIAGLVGAGRTEVVRAVFGADPYDRGSVKVAGAGLRRGDVNAAMEAGIGLVPEDRKGQGLLLDASVEENLGLVTLRSATHGGLVDLKGQRAAAARIAGQLGVRMAGLGQHVRTLSGGNQQKVVIGKWLLADTKVLILDEPTRGIDVGAKVEIYQLVNELTAAGAAVLMISSDLPEVLGMSDRVLVMAQGRIAGELTADRATQDSVMALAVGTPATAHPNDTTNENDKEAPRGH; from the coding sequence GTGAGCGGCCAGGACGCGTTGCTGCGCATCGAGGGCATACGCAAGACCTTTCCCGGCGTGGTCGCGCTCGACAGCGTCGACTTCGACCTGCGCCGCGGCGAGGTGCACGTGCTGCTCGGCGAGAACGGCGCGGGCAAGAGCACGCTGATCAAGATGCTCTCCGGCGCCTACCGGCCCGACGCGGGGCGCGTCCTCGTCGACGGCGAGGAGGTGCGCATCCACGGCGCCCAGGACTCCGAGCGGCTCGGGATCGCCACCATCTACCAGGAGTTCAACCTCGTCCCCGATCTGACGGTCGCCGAGAACATCTTCCTGGGCCGGCAGCCGCGCCGCTTCGGGCTGATCGACCGCAAGAGGATGGAGGCGGACGCCGCGGCGCTCCTGGAGCGCGTCGGCGTGAACGTGTCCCCCCGCGCGCGGGTGCGTGAACTGGGCGTCGCCCGGCTCCAGATGGTGGAGATCGCCAAGGCGCTGAGCCTGGACGCCCGTGTCCTGATCATGGACGAGCCGACCGCCGTGCTCACCTCGGGGGAGGTCGACAAGCTCTTCCGGATCGTGCGCAGGCTGCGCGAGACCGGTGTCGGCGTCGTCTTCATCACCCACCACCTGGACGAGATCGCCGCCCTCGGCGACCGGGTCACGGTCATCCGCGACGGCCGGAGCGTCGGTCAGGTGCCCGCCTCCACGCCCGAGGACGAACTCGTCCGCCTGATGGTCGGACGCTCCATCGAGCAGCAGTACCCGCGCGAACGGGCGGACGCCGGCGACGCGTTGCTGACCGTCGAGGGGCTCACCCGGGACGGGGTGTTCCACGACGTGAGTTTCGAGGTGCGGGCCGGTGAGGTCGTCGGCATCGCGGGGCTCGTGGGCGCGGGCCGCACCGAGGTGGTCCGGGCCGTCTTCGGCGCCGACCCCTACGACCGGGGTTCCGTGAAGGTCGCCGGGGCCGGTCTGCGGCGGGGCGACGTGAACGCGGCCATGGAGGCCGGCATCGGGCTCGTGCCCGAGGACCGCAAGGGCCAGGGCCTCCTCCTGGACGCCTCCGTCGAGGAGAACCTCGGCCTGGTCACGCTGCGCTCCGCGACCCACGGCGGCCTCGTCGACCTCAAGGGCCAGCGGGCCGCGGCGGCGCGGATCGCCGGGCAGCTCGGTGTCCGGATGGCCGGGCTCGGCCAGCACGTGCGCACCCTGTCCGGCGGCAACCAGCAGAAGGTCGTCATCGGCAAGTGGCTGCTCGCCGACACCAAGGTGCTGATCCTCGACGAGCCGACGCGGGGCATCGACGTCGGCGCCAAGGTCGAGATCTACCAGCTCGTCAACGAACTGACGGCCGCCGGTGCCGCCGTCCTGATGATCTCCAGCGATCTGCCCGAGGTCCTCGGCATGAGCGACCGGGTCCTCGTGATGGCCCAGGGCCGGATCGCGGGCGAACTCACCGCGGACCGGGCGACCCAGGACTCCGTGATGGCCCTGGCCGTCGGCACACCCGCCACCGCGCACCCGAACGACACCACGAACGAGAACGACAAGGAGGCCCCCCGTGGCCACTGA
- a CDS encoding LacI family DNA-binding transcriptional regulator, whose protein sequence is MASIKDVAAEAGVSVATVSRVLNDHPSVSEEARTRVLAAVRSLGYRPNAVARSLRTDQTRTLGLVISDVLNPYFTELARSVEEEARALGYSVIIGNADERPDLQDHHVRTLLDRRIDGLLVSPTDGGSPGMLDAARAGTPMVFVDRWIPGLDVPVVRADGRAAVRDLVAHLHGLGHRRLAIIAGPAATTTGSERVEAFREALAAFGIALPDAYIGQGDFQAESGRRATEAFLDLAEPPEVVFAADNLMALGALDAVRARGLRVPDDIALAAFDDIRWFVHTDPPVTAIAQPTGELGRAAVRALVDRIEGRTPRSVTLPARLVVRRSCGAPATGQAPVRPAPAQQSPVRRSQS, encoded by the coding sequence ATGGCGAGCATCAAGGACGTTGCCGCCGAGGCAGGCGTGTCCGTCGCCACGGTCTCGCGGGTGCTGAACGACCACCCGTCGGTCAGCGAGGAGGCACGCACCCGCGTGCTGGCCGCTGTGCGGAGCCTCGGCTACCGCCCGAACGCCGTCGCCCGCTCCCTGCGCACCGACCAGACCCGCACCCTCGGCCTGGTCATCAGCGACGTGCTGAACCCGTACTTCACCGAGCTGGCCCGCTCCGTCGAGGAGGAGGCCCGCGCCCTCGGCTACAGCGTCATCATCGGCAACGCCGACGAGCGGCCCGACCTCCAGGACCACCACGTACGGACCCTGCTGGACCGGCGCATCGACGGCCTGCTGGTCTCCCCCACCGACGGCGGCTCCCCCGGCATGCTGGACGCCGCGCGCGCGGGGACTCCGATGGTCTTCGTGGACCGCTGGATCCCGGGTCTCGACGTGCCGGTGGTCCGGGCCGACGGACGCGCGGCGGTCCGGGACCTGGTCGCCCACCTGCACGGCCTCGGCCACCGCAGGCTCGCGATCATCGCGGGCCCGGCCGCCACCACGACCGGCAGCGAGCGGGTGGAGGCCTTCCGCGAGGCCCTCGCCGCGTTCGGGATCGCGCTGCCCGACGCCTACATCGGGCAGGGCGACTTCCAGGCCGAGAGCGGCCGCCGCGCCACCGAGGCCTTCCTCGACCTGGCCGAACCGCCCGAGGTCGTCTTCGCCGCCGACAACCTGATGGCGCTCGGCGCGCTGGACGCGGTCCGCGCGCGCGGGCTGCGCGTCCCCGACGACATCGCGCTCGCCGCGTTCGACGACATCCGCTGGTTCGTGCACACCGATCCGCCGGTCACCGCGATCGCCCAGCCCACGGGCGAACTGGGCCGGGCCGCCGTCCGCGCCCTGGTCGACCGCATCGAGGGACGGACCCCGCGGTCCGTCACCCTCCCCGCCCGTCTCGTCGTACGCCGCTCGTGCGGCGCCCCGGCGACCGGGCAGGCCCCCGTGCGGCCCGCCCCCGCACAGCAGTCCCCCGTACGAAGGAGCCAGTCGTGA
- the recD2 gene encoding SF1B family DNA helicase RecD2 — protein MSTQAGADQQGERRTATLEGVLERITYANEESGYTVARVDTGRGAGDLLTVVGALLGAQAGESLRMEGRWGSHPQYGKQFTVENYTTVLPATIQGIRRYLGSGLVKGIGPVFADRITRHFGLDTLRIIEEEPKRLIEVPGLGPKRTGRIADAWEEQKAIKEVMLFLQTVEVSTSIAVRIYKKYGDASISVVKNRPYRLASDVWGIGFLTADKIAQSVGIPHDSPERVKAGLQYALSQSTDQGHCYLPEEQLIADAVKLLQVDTGLVIECLAELAAPAEEGEEPGVVREKVPGPDGGDPVTAVYLVPFHRAELSLAAQVLRLLRTDRDRMPGFRDVAWDKALAWLKDRTGAELAPEQEAAVRLALTEKVAVLTGGPGCGKSFTVRSIVELARARRAKVVLAAPTGRAAKRLSELTGADASTVHRLLELKPGGDAAYDRDRPLDADLVVVDEASMLDLLLANKLVKAVPPGAHLLFVGDVDQLPSVGAGEVLRDLLADRGPVPAVRLTRVFRQAQQSGVVTNAHRINSGQHPLTDGMKDFFLFVEDDTEEAGRLAVDVAARRIPAKFGLDPRRDIQVLAPMHRGPAGAGHLNGLLQQAITPGRPDLAEKRFGGRVFRVGDKVTQIRNNYEKGENGVFNGTVGVVTSLDPVEQRLTVRTDEDEEVGYEFDELDELAHAYALTIHRSQGSEYPAVVIPVTTSAWMMLQRNLLYTAVTRAKKLVVLVGSRKAIGQAVRTVSAGRRCTALDFRLSGV, from the coding sequence ATGTCCACTCAGGCGGGGGCCGACCAGCAGGGCGAGCGGCGAACGGCGACGCTGGAAGGCGTGCTGGAGCGCATCACGTACGCGAACGAGGAGAGCGGTTACACGGTCGCGCGGGTCGACACCGGCCGCGGCGCGGGCGACCTGCTCACGGTGGTCGGAGCGCTCCTCGGCGCGCAGGCCGGCGAGTCCCTGCGCATGGAGGGCCGCTGGGGCTCCCACCCGCAGTACGGCAAGCAGTTCACGGTGGAGAACTACACGACGGTGCTCCCCGCCACGATCCAGGGCATCCGCCGCTATCTCGGCTCCGGCCTGGTCAAGGGCATCGGCCCCGTCTTCGCCGACCGGATCACCCGGCACTTCGGGCTGGACACCCTGCGGATCATCGAGGAGGAGCCGAAGCGGCTCATCGAGGTCCCCGGACTCGGCCCCAAGCGCACGGGCCGGATCGCCGACGCCTGGGAGGAGCAGAAGGCGATCAAGGAGGTCATGCTCTTCCTCCAGACCGTCGAGGTCTCCACCTCCATCGCCGTGCGCATCTACAAGAAGTACGGCGACGCGTCGATCTCCGTCGTGAAGAACCGGCCCTACCGCCTGGCGTCGGACGTCTGGGGCATCGGCTTCCTCACCGCCGACAAGATCGCCCAGTCGGTCGGTATCCCGCACGACAGCCCGGAGCGCGTCAAGGCCGGCCTCCAGTACGCGCTGTCCCAGTCCACCGACCAGGGCCACTGCTATCTCCCCGAGGAGCAACTGATCGCGGACGCGGTGAAGTTGCTCCAGGTCGACACCGGCCTGGTCATCGAGTGCCTGGCCGAGCTGGCCGCCCCCGCCGAGGAGGGCGAGGAGCCCGGGGTCGTCCGCGAGAAGGTGCCGGGACCGGACGGCGGCGACCCGGTGACGGCGGTCTACCTGGTCCCCTTCCACCGCGCCGAACTGTCCCTCGCCGCCCAGGTGTTGCGCCTGCTGCGCACCGACCGCGACCGGATGCCCGGCTTCCGCGACGTGGCCTGGGACAAGGCCCTCGCGTGGCTGAAGGACAGGACGGGCGCGGAGCTGGCCCCCGAGCAGGAGGCGGCCGTCCGGCTCGCGCTCACCGAGAAGGTCGCCGTGCTCACCGGCGGCCCCGGCTGCGGCAAGTCGTTCACCGTCCGCTCGATCGTCGAGCTGGCCCGCGCCCGGCGCGCCAAGGTGGTCCTCGCCGCCCCCACCGGCCGGGCCGCCAAGCGGCTCTCCGAGCTGACCGGCGCCGACGCGTCCACCGTGCACCGCCTGTTGGAGCTCAAGCCGGGCGGCGACGCGGCGTACGACAGGGATCGCCCGCTCGACGCCGACCTGGTCGTCGTCGACGAGGCCTCGATGCTCGACCTGCTCCTCGCCAACAAGCTGGTCAAGGCGGTGCCCCCGGGCGCGCACCTGCTCTTCGTCGGCGACGTGGACCAGTTGCCCAGCGTCGGCGCGGGGGAGGTGCTGCGCGACCTGCTCGCCGACCGCGGCCCGGTCCCCGCGGTGCGGCTCACCCGGGTCTTCCGCCAGGCCCAGCAGTCCGGCGTGGTGACCAACGCGCACCGGATCAACTCCGGGCAGCACCCCCTCACCGACGGCATGAAGGACTTCTTCCTCTTCGTCGAGGACGACACCGAGGAGGCGGGCCGGCTCGCGGTGGACGTGGCGGCCCGTCGGATTCCGGCCAAGTTCGGCCTCGACCCGCGCCGGGACATCCAGGTCCTCGCACCCATGCACCGGGGCCCCGCGGGCGCCGGCCATCTCAACGGCCTGCTGCAGCAGGCCATCACCCCCGGCCGCCCCGACCTCGCCGAGAAGCGGTTCGGCGGCCGCGTCTTCCGCGTCGGCGACAAGGTCACCCAGATCCGCAACAACTACGAGAAGGGCGAGAACGGCGTCTTCAACGGCACGGTGGGCGTCGTCACCTCCCTCGATCCCGTCGAGCAGCGCCTGACGGTGCGCACGGACGAGGACGAGGAGGTGGGGTACGAGTTCGACGAACTCGACGAGCTGGCGCACGCCTACGCGCTGACCATCCACCGCTCCCAGGGCAGCGAGTATCCGGCGGTGGTGATCCCGGTCACCACCAGCGCGTGGATGATGCTCCAGCGCAATCTGCTCTACACGGCGGTGACCCGCGCCAAGAAGCTGGTCGTCCTCGTCGGTTCGCGCAAGGCGATCGGCCAGGCGGTGCGTACGGTGTCGGCGGGACGCCGGTGCACGGCCCTGGACTTCCGGCTCTCCGGCGTCTGA
- a CDS encoding citrate synthase codes for MSDNSVVLRYGDGEYTYPVIDSTVGDKGFDIGKLRAQTGLVTLDSGYGNTAAYKSAITYLDGEQGILRYRGYPIEQLAERSTFLEVAYLLINGELPNIDELSTFKNEITQHTLLHEDVKNFYKGFPRDAHPMAMLSSVVSALSTFYQDSHNPFDEKQRNLSTIRLLAKLPTIAAYAYKKSIGHPFVYPRNDLGYVENFLRMTFSVPAQEYELDPVVVSALDKLLILHADHEQNCSTSTVRLVGSSQANMFASISAGISALWGPLHGGANQSVLEMLEGIKANGGDVDSFIRKVKNKEDGVRLMGFGHRVYKSFDPRAKIIKAAAHDVLSALGKSDELLDIALKLEEHALSDDYFVSRNLYPNVDFYTGLIYRAMGFPTEMFTVLFALGRLPGWIAQWHEMIKEPGSRIGRPRQIYTGVVERDFVPVEGR; via the coding sequence GTGAGCGACAACTCTGTAGTACTGCGGTACGGCGATGGCGAGTACACCTACCCGGTGATCGACAGCACCGTCGGCGACAAGGGCTTCGACATCGGCAAGCTCCGCGCCCAGACCGGTCTGGTGACGCTGGACAGCGGGTACGGCAACACCGCCGCCTATAAATCCGCGATCACCTATCTCGACGGTGAGCAGGGCATCCTCCGGTACCGCGGCTACCCGATCGAGCAGCTGGCCGAGCGTTCCACCTTCCTTGAGGTGGCCTACCTGCTGATCAACGGTGAGCTTCCGAACATCGACGAGCTCTCCACCTTCAAGAACGAGATCACGCAGCACACCCTGCTGCACGAGGACGTCAAGAACTTCTACAAGGGCTTCCCGCGCGACGCCCACCCGATGGCGATGCTGTCGTCGGTCGTCTCGGCGCTGTCGACCTTCTACCAGGACAGCCACAACCCGTTCGACGAGAAGCAGCGCAACCTCTCCACGATCCGGCTGCTCGCGAAGCTTCCGACGATCGCGGCGTACGCGTACAAGAAGTCGATCGGCCACCCCTTCGTCTACCCGCGCAACGACCTCGGGTACGTCGAGAACTTCCTGCGCATGACCTTCTCGGTCCCCGCGCAGGAGTACGAGCTGGACCCGGTCGTCGTCTCCGCGCTCGACAAGCTGCTCATCCTGCACGCGGACCACGAGCAGAACTGTTCGACCTCCACCGTGCGTTTGGTCGGCTCCTCGCAGGCGAACATGTTCGCCTCGATCTCCGCCGGCATCTCCGCCCTGTGGGGCCCGCTGCACGGCGGCGCCAACCAGTCGGTCCTGGAGATGCTGGAAGGCATCAAGGCCAACGGCGGCGACGTCGACTCCTTCATCCGCAAGGTGAAGAACAAGGAGGACGGTGTCCGCCTGATGGGCTTCGGCCACCGGGTGTACAAGTCCTTCGACCCGCGCGCGAAGATCATCAAGGCGGCGGCGCACGACGTCCTGTCCGCTCTCGGCAAGTCCGACGAGCTGCTGGACATCGCGCTCAAGCTGGAGGAGCACGCGCTCTCCGACGACTACTTCGTCTCGCGCAACCTCTACCCGAACGTCGACTTCTACACCGGCCTCATCTACCGGGCCATGGGCTTCCCGACCGAGATGTTCACGGTCCTGTTCGCTCTCGGCCGGCTGCCGGGCTGGATCGCCCAGTGGCACGAGATGATCAAGGAGCCCGGCTCCCGCATCGGTCGCCCCCGTCAGATCTACACGGGTGTCGTCGAGCGCGACTTCGTGCCGGTCGAGGGCCGCTGA